In one window of Carassius auratus strain Wakin chromosome 28, ASM336829v1, whole genome shotgun sequence DNA:
- the LOC113046732 gene encoding endoplasmic reticulum membrane sensor NFE2L1-like isoform X2 translates to MPDLKKYLTEGLIQVAILLSLAGKRVDVDPYLAPFSEIILGPNSALTRTQFHNLGNILDGYNLHPKSADLDGFFTARRLLNWVRSLDRLQVPAAELEAWLVHREPDNGVSIPAQVGLLEEGGGLADVEEPSELSMRLGSGGELGYDIDEDQTLRDLGHMPRSLDHPEDDEPIKEDEDGLSFFWEQEPQQNVHQEQLENARTQSLSLFNEEEEEDDEFMVDSWRNSNPFHNQIFGEDLQLSGVRDDASLSIDECLPRIDANFPSEGVPEESTALEQQWQDVLAIMESQDMDTAETIGDSPYSNSDSDGNIGSMENFIHQAVSLHQAMLPRTTEAQNSITMEETCINNNSMPNINLDTSNAEAFEDSDIIDLLLTTGASPPIPIDPFFEEAMLDEIERMDLALQELSQEQSEEQNPVDSDSGLSLDYSQNPASPSGSESSSSSSSSSCSSSLFSPTSSLMAEEGAEGYTHIKEEDGAVGGYMPEQTKMCQSSFLEASQFHRLPWLEHIGHDHTYNQPQTQRKPPQDLSNELPKNKMLDHLSSRDEKRTRLMNIPFSNERIVNLPVDEFNRLLAKYHLNEAQLTLIRDIRRRGKNKMAAQNCRRRKLDVLLGLECSVDSLRRLRAKLLREKSEILHSIREMTQHLNSLYQGVHERLREEQVLLYSDNNFTLQQDSSSPVTSQRRSDSHSRRKLNKRQKHKK, encoded by the exons ATGCCGGACCTGAAGAAGTACCTCACGGAGGGCCTGATCCAAGTAGCtattcttctcagtctggctggGAAGCGTGTGGACGTGGATCCCTACCTTGCCCCTTTTAGCGAAATCATTCTGGGCCCAAATTCAGCTCTAACTCGGACTCAATTCCACAATCTTGGAAACATCCTGGATGGATATAACCTGCACCCAAAAAGTGCAGATCTGGATGGGTTCTTCACAGCTCGCAGGCTTCTGAATTGGGTTCGCTCTCTAGACCGCCTGCAGGTGCCGGCGGCGGAGCTGGAAGCCTGGTTGGTCCACAGGGAGCCGGACAATGGGGTCTCCATTCCAGCTCAAGTGGGTCTCCTTGAGGAAGGTGGAGGACTTGCAGATGTGGAGGAACCCTCAGAGCTGAGCATGAGGTTGGGAAGTGGAGGGGAACTGGGTTATGACATAGATGAGGATCAAACCCTTAGAGATTTGGGGCACATGCCTAGAAGCCTTGACCATCCAGAAGACGATGAACCCATTAAAGAG GACGAAGATGGTTTGTCTTTCTTCTGGGAGCAGGAACCTCAGCAAAATGTCCACCAGGAGCAGCTGGAAAATGCTAGAACTCAATCTCTCAGCTTGTTtaatgaggaagaagaggaagatgatgaaTTTATGGTGGATAGCTGGAGAAATTCAAATCCATTTCACAACCAGATTTTTGGAGAAGATCTACAG TTGTCAGGTGTAAGGGACGATGCTTCTCTTTCCATTGATGAGTGCTTACCTCGCATCGATGCCAACTTCCCCTCAGAAGGAGTTCCAGAG GAATCAACAGCTTTAGAGCAACAATGGCAAGATGTTTTGGCCATCATGGAATCCCAG GACATGGATACAGCCGAAACAATAGGCGATTCTCCATACAGTAACAGTGATTCAGACGGAAATATTGGATCAATGGAAAACTTTATTCATCAGGCTGTTAGCCTTCACCAAGCCATGCTGCCAAGAACCACTGAAGCACAAAACAGCATCACCATGGAAGAAACATGTATTAACAACAACTCTATGCCCAACATAAATTTGGACACTTCTAATGCAGAAGCTTTTGAAGACTCTGATATCATAGACCTCCTTCTGACTACTGGGGCTAGCCCGCCAATCCCTATAGATCCTTTTTTTGAGGAAGCCATGCTTGATGAGATTGAACGAATGGATTTGGCTCTGCAAGAACTTAGCCAGGAACAGTCTGAAGAGCAAAACCCAGTGGATTCTGACTCTGGTTTATCACTGGACTACAGTCAAAACCCTGCCTCTCCTAGTGGATCTGAATCTTCCAGTTCCTCCTCATCTTCTTCATGCTCTTCATCACTGTTCAGCCCAACCTCTAGTTTGATGGCCGAGGAAGGCGCTGAGGGCTACACCCATATCAAGGAAGAGGACGGAGCTGTGGGCGGGTACATGCCAGAACAAACCAAAATGTGTCAATCAAGCTTTTTGGAAGCCAGCCAGTTCCATCGCCTTCCTTGGCTCGAGCACATCGGACACGATCATACCTACAACCAACCTCAAACCCAGAGGAAACCTCCACAAGATCTTTCCAACGAGTTGCCAAAAAACAAAATGCTGGATCATCTTTCCAGCCGCGACGAGAAACGCACACGTTTGATGAATATCCCGTTCTCCAATGAACGCATCGTAAACTTACCCGTCGATGAATTCAATCGCTTGCTAGCCAAATATCATCTCAATGAGGCTCAGCTTACGCTCATCAGAGACATCCGCCGCAGGGGTAAAAACAAAATGGCTGCTCAGAACTGTCGTCGGAGGAAGCTAGATGTCCTGCTGGGATTGGAGTGCAGTGTGGATAGCCTGCGACGCCTCCGGGCTAAACTGCTCAGGGAAAAGTCTGAGATCTTGCACTCCATCAGGGAGATGACGCAGCATCTTAATAGCTTGTATCAAGGGGTTCACGAGAGACTAAGAGAGGAACAGGTACTGCTGTACTCTGACAACAACTTTACTCTGCAGCAAGACAGCAGCAGTCCTGTAACATCACAGCGCAGATCAGATTCACACTCCAGACGCAAACTTAACAAGAGACAAAAACACAAGAAGTGA
- the LOC113046733 gene encoding coatomer subunit zeta-1-like isoform X1 translates to MDKGLMGLNDVREPSLYTVKAVFILDNDGNRLLSKYYDPELYPSMKEQKNFENNVFNKTHKADNEIAFLEGMTIVYKSSIDLFFYVVGSPQENELMLMAVLNCLFESLSQMLRKNVEKRTLLDNMDGVFLVVDEIIDGGVILESDPQQVIEKVNYRADDSPLSEQSVAQHITEKLALTSNVLQSAKEQIKWSILK, encoded by the exons ATggacaaaggtcttatgggtttgaatgacgtgagg GAACCCTCGCTCTACACTGTGAAGGCTGTTTTCATCTTAGACAACGATGgaaacagacttctttcaaag TACTATGATCCAGAACTCTATCCCTCGATGAAAGAGCAGAAGAATTTTGAAAATAACGTCttcaacaaaacacacaaagctGACA ATGAAATAGCCTTCTTAGAGGGAATGACGATAGTCTACAAGAGCAGCATTGACTTGTTCTTCTATGTAGTTGGCAGCCCTCAGGAGAATGAG CTCATGCTGATGGCAGTGTTGAACTGCTTGTTTGAGTCTCTCAGTCAGATGTTGAG GAAGAATGTGGAGAAAAGGACTCTGCTGGATAATATGGATGGAGTGTTCCTAGTGGTGGATGAAATCATCGATGGAGG GGTGATCCTGGAGAGTGACCCCCAGCAGGTCATTGAAAAGGTCAACTACAGG GCAGATGACAGCCCATTATCAGAACAGAGTGTGGCACAG CACATCACTGAAAAACTGGCTCTCACCTCTAAT gtgtTACAATCAGCAAAGGAGCAGATCAAGTGGTCGattctaaaataa
- the LOC113046733 gene encoding coatomer subunit zeta-1-like isoform X4 has product MTAQSCPRQHCATTMDSAALEPSLYTVKAVFILDNDGNRLLSKYYDPELYPSMKEQKNFENNVFNKTHKADNEIAFLEGMTIVYKSSIDLFFYVVGSPQENELMLMAVLNCLFESLSQMLRKNVEKRTLLDNMDGVFLVVDEIIDGGVILESDPQQVIEKVNYRADDSPLSEQSVAQVLQSAKEQIKWSILK; this is encoded by the exons ATGACAGCTCAAAGCTGTCCACGTCAACACTGCGCTACCACCATGGACTCCGCGGCTCTG GAACCCTCGCTCTACACTGTGAAGGCTGTTTTCATCTTAGACAACGATGgaaacagacttctttcaaag TACTATGATCCAGAACTCTATCCCTCGATGAAAGAGCAGAAGAATTTTGAAAATAACGTCttcaacaaaacacacaaagctGACA ATGAAATAGCCTTCTTAGAGGGAATGACGATAGTCTACAAGAGCAGCATTGACTTGTTCTTCTATGTAGTTGGCAGCCCTCAGGAGAATGAG CTCATGCTGATGGCAGTGTTGAACTGCTTGTTTGAGTCTCTCAGTCAGATGTTGAG GAAGAATGTGGAGAAAAGGACTCTGCTGGATAATATGGATGGAGTGTTCCTAGTGGTGGATGAAATCATCGATGGAGG GGTGATCCTGGAGAGTGACCCCCAGCAGGTCATTGAAAAGGTCAACTACAGG GCAGATGACAGCCCATTATCAGAACAGAGTGTGGCACAG gtgtTACAATCAGCAAAGGAGCAGATCAAGTGGTCGattctaaaataa
- the LOC113046733 gene encoding coatomer subunit zeta-1-like isoform X2 translates to MDKGLMGLNDVREPSLYTVKAVFILDNDGNRLLSKYYDPELYPSMKEQKNFENNVFNKTHKADNEIAFLEGMTIVYKSSIDLFFYVVGSPQENELMLMAVLNCLFESLSQMLRKNVEKRTLLDNMDGVFLVVDEIIDGGVILESDPQQVIEKVNYRADDSPLSEQSVAQVLQSAKEQIKWSILK, encoded by the exons ATggacaaaggtcttatgggtttgaatgacgtgagg GAACCCTCGCTCTACACTGTGAAGGCTGTTTTCATCTTAGACAACGATGgaaacagacttctttcaaag TACTATGATCCAGAACTCTATCCCTCGATGAAAGAGCAGAAGAATTTTGAAAATAACGTCttcaacaaaacacacaaagctGACA ATGAAATAGCCTTCTTAGAGGGAATGACGATAGTCTACAAGAGCAGCATTGACTTGTTCTTCTATGTAGTTGGCAGCCCTCAGGAGAATGAG CTCATGCTGATGGCAGTGTTGAACTGCTTGTTTGAGTCTCTCAGTCAGATGTTGAG GAAGAATGTGGAGAAAAGGACTCTGCTGGATAATATGGATGGAGTGTTCCTAGTGGTGGATGAAATCATCGATGGAGG GGTGATCCTGGAGAGTGACCCCCAGCAGGTCATTGAAAAGGTCAACTACAGG GCAGATGACAGCCCATTATCAGAACAGAGTGTGGCACAG gtgtTACAATCAGCAAAGGAGCAGATCAAGTGGTCGattctaaaataa
- the LOC113046733 gene encoding coatomer subunit zeta-1-like isoform X3: MTAQSCPRQHCATTMDSAALEPSLYTVKAVFILDNDGNRLLSKYYDPELYPSMKEQKNFENNVFNKTHKADNEIAFLEGMTIVYKSSIDLFFYVVGSPQENELMLMAVLNCLFESLSQMLRKNVEKRTLLDNMDGVFLVVDEIIDGGVILESDPQQVIEKVNYRADDSPLSEQSVAQHITEKLALTSNVLQSAKEQIKWSILK; the protein is encoded by the exons ATGACAGCTCAAAGCTGTCCACGTCAACACTGCGCTACCACCATGGACTCCGCGGCTCTG GAACCCTCGCTCTACACTGTGAAGGCTGTTTTCATCTTAGACAACGATGgaaacagacttctttcaaag TACTATGATCCAGAACTCTATCCCTCGATGAAAGAGCAGAAGAATTTTGAAAATAACGTCttcaacaaaacacacaaagctGACA ATGAAATAGCCTTCTTAGAGGGAATGACGATAGTCTACAAGAGCAGCATTGACTTGTTCTTCTATGTAGTTGGCAGCCCTCAGGAGAATGAG CTCATGCTGATGGCAGTGTTGAACTGCTTGTTTGAGTCTCTCAGTCAGATGTTGAG GAAGAATGTGGAGAAAAGGACTCTGCTGGATAATATGGATGGAGTGTTCCTAGTGGTGGATGAAATCATCGATGGAGG GGTGATCCTGGAGAGTGACCCCCAGCAGGTCATTGAAAAGGTCAACTACAGG GCAGATGACAGCCCATTATCAGAACAGAGTGTGGCACAG CACATCACTGAAAAACTGGCTCTCACCTCTAAT gtgtTACAATCAGCAAAGGAGCAGATCAAGTGGTCGattctaaaataa
- the LOC113046732 gene encoding endoplasmic reticulum membrane sensor NFE2L1-like isoform X1, whose product MPDLKKYLTEGLIQVAILLSLAGKRVDVDPYLAPFSEIILGPNSALTRTQFHNLGNILDGYNLHPKSADLDGFFTARRLLNWVRSLDRLQVPAAELEAWLVHREPDNGVSIPAQVGLLEEGGGLADVEEPSELSMRLGSGGELGYDIDEDQTLRDLGHMPRSLDHPEDDEPIKEDEDGLSFFWEQEPQQNVHQEQLENARTQSLSLFNEEEEEDDEFMVDSWRNSNPFHNQIFGEDLQLSGVRDDASLSIDECLPRIDANFPSEGVPELMGPDVQNVGEHALLEFQRPLMSPLLPEQESTALEQQWQDVLAIMESQDMDTAETIGDSPYSNSDSDGNIGSMENFIHQAVSLHQAMLPRTTEAQNSITMEETCINNNSMPNINLDTSNAEAFEDSDIIDLLLTTGASPPIPIDPFFEEAMLDEIERMDLALQELSQEQSEEQNPVDSDSGLSLDYSQNPASPSGSESSSSSSSSSCSSSLFSPTSSLMAEEGAEGYTHIKEEDGAVGGYMPEQTKMCQSSFLEASQFHRLPWLEHIGHDHTYNQPQTQRKPPQDLSNELPKNKMLDHLSSRDEKRTRLMNIPFSNERIVNLPVDEFNRLLAKYHLNEAQLTLIRDIRRRGKNKMAAQNCRRRKLDVLLGLECSVDSLRRLRAKLLREKSEILHSIREMTQHLNSLYQGVHERLREEQVLLYSDNNFTLQQDSSSPVTSQRRSDSHSRRKLNKRQKHKK is encoded by the exons ATGCCGGACCTGAAGAAGTACCTCACGGAGGGCCTGATCCAAGTAGCtattcttctcagtctggctggGAAGCGTGTGGACGTGGATCCCTACCTTGCCCCTTTTAGCGAAATCATTCTGGGCCCAAATTCAGCTCTAACTCGGACTCAATTCCACAATCTTGGAAACATCCTGGATGGATATAACCTGCACCCAAAAAGTGCAGATCTGGATGGGTTCTTCACAGCTCGCAGGCTTCTGAATTGGGTTCGCTCTCTAGACCGCCTGCAGGTGCCGGCGGCGGAGCTGGAAGCCTGGTTGGTCCACAGGGAGCCGGACAATGGGGTCTCCATTCCAGCTCAAGTGGGTCTCCTTGAGGAAGGTGGAGGACTTGCAGATGTGGAGGAACCCTCAGAGCTGAGCATGAGGTTGGGAAGTGGAGGGGAACTGGGTTATGACATAGATGAGGATCAAACCCTTAGAGATTTGGGGCACATGCCTAGAAGCCTTGACCATCCAGAAGACGATGAACCCATTAAAGAG GACGAAGATGGTTTGTCTTTCTTCTGGGAGCAGGAACCTCAGCAAAATGTCCACCAGGAGCAGCTGGAAAATGCTAGAACTCAATCTCTCAGCTTGTTtaatgaggaagaagaggaagatgatgaaTTTATGGTGGATAGCTGGAGAAATTCAAATCCATTTCACAACCAGATTTTTGGAGAAGATCTACAG TTGTCAGGTGTAAGGGACGATGCTTCTCTTTCCATTGATGAGTGCTTACCTCGCATCGATGCCAACTTCCCCTCAGAAGGAGTTCCAGAG TTGATGGGTCCTGATGTACAGAATGTAGGAGAACATGCACTTTTGGAGTTTCAGAGGCCACTAATGTCTCCCTTGTTGCCTGAACAGGAATCAACAGCTTTAGAGCAACAATGGCAAGATGTTTTGGCCATCATGGAATCCCAG GACATGGATACAGCCGAAACAATAGGCGATTCTCCATACAGTAACAGTGATTCAGACGGAAATATTGGATCAATGGAAAACTTTATTCATCAGGCTGTTAGCCTTCACCAAGCCATGCTGCCAAGAACCACTGAAGCACAAAACAGCATCACCATGGAAGAAACATGTATTAACAACAACTCTATGCCCAACATAAATTTGGACACTTCTAATGCAGAAGCTTTTGAAGACTCTGATATCATAGACCTCCTTCTGACTACTGGGGCTAGCCCGCCAATCCCTATAGATCCTTTTTTTGAGGAAGCCATGCTTGATGAGATTGAACGAATGGATTTGGCTCTGCAAGAACTTAGCCAGGAACAGTCTGAAGAGCAAAACCCAGTGGATTCTGACTCTGGTTTATCACTGGACTACAGTCAAAACCCTGCCTCTCCTAGTGGATCTGAATCTTCCAGTTCCTCCTCATCTTCTTCATGCTCTTCATCACTGTTCAGCCCAACCTCTAGTTTGATGGCCGAGGAAGGCGCTGAGGGCTACACCCATATCAAGGAAGAGGACGGAGCTGTGGGCGGGTACATGCCAGAACAAACCAAAATGTGTCAATCAAGCTTTTTGGAAGCCAGCCAGTTCCATCGCCTTCCTTGGCTCGAGCACATCGGACACGATCATACCTACAACCAACCTCAAACCCAGAGGAAACCTCCACAAGATCTTTCCAACGAGTTGCCAAAAAACAAAATGCTGGATCATCTTTCCAGCCGCGACGAGAAACGCACACGTTTGATGAATATCCCGTTCTCCAATGAACGCATCGTAAACTTACCCGTCGATGAATTCAATCGCTTGCTAGCCAAATATCATCTCAATGAGGCTCAGCTTACGCTCATCAGAGACATCCGCCGCAGGGGTAAAAACAAAATGGCTGCTCAGAACTGTCGTCGGAGGAAGCTAGATGTCCTGCTGGGATTGGAGTGCAGTGTGGATAGCCTGCGACGCCTCCGGGCTAAACTGCTCAGGGAAAAGTCTGAGATCTTGCACTCCATCAGGGAGATGACGCAGCATCTTAATAGCTTGTATCAAGGGGTTCACGAGAGACTAAGAGAGGAACAGGTACTGCTGTACTCTGACAACAACTTTACTCTGCAGCAAGACAGCAGCAGTCCTGTAACATCACAGCGCAGATCAGATTCACACTCCAGACGCAAACTTAACAAGAGACAAAAACACAAGAAGTGA